The DNA region GGGTGATGATCACCGCACGTGATGGCGCGCAAGTGCCCGTGTCTTTGGTGTACCGTAAAGACCGCTTCAAAAAAGATGGCACTAATCCGCTTTATCAATACGGTTACGGCTCCTACGGCGCCACTATGGAGCCCATGTTCTCCACCACGCGTTTAAGCCTGTTAGATCGCGGCTTTGTCTTTGCTATTGCCCATATTCGCGGCTCTGAAATGCTAGGTCGCCCTTGGTATGACGACGGCAAAAAGCTTACCAAAAAGAATACCTTTAACGACTTTATTGATGTGACTAAAGCGCTGACTGCGCAAGGCTATGGCGATAAAGACAAGGTGTTTGCCGTTGGCGGCTCAGCCGGTGGTCTGTTAATGGGGGCAATCATCAACCAAGCGCCAGAGCTCTATTTAGGCGTGGCCGCGCATGTGCCGTTTGTCGATATCGTCACCACCATGTTGGATGAGTCGATTCCACTGACCACCAACGAGTATGACGAGTGGGGCAACCCGAATGACAAAACCTACTATGAGTACATGCTCAGCTATTCACCATACGACAATGTCACCGCGCAAGACTACCCTAACTTGTTGGTCACCACAGGCTTGCATGACTCGCAAGTGCAGTACTTTGAGCCAATGAAATGGGTCGCAAAACTGCGTGAACTCAAAACCGATAACCATACGTTGGTGTTTAAAACCGATATGGAAGCCGGCCACGGCGGCGCATCGGGGCGCTTTAAGCGGATTAAAGAAGATGCATTAGAATATGCCTTCTTCTTCGATTTGCTCGACAAGCAGGGTAACTAAGTTGACGACTAGAAGTTGAAGATCGAAAAAGCGCCGCTATCGGCGCTTTTTTTATGCGGGATGAGACGCAATAAGCACGCTCACTGCAGTTGAAAAAAGGTGTTTAGGCTTACTGATTGTTCTCCGCATCTTCGCGCTTGATCACCTTGTGGCCTTCTTCGGTCACGCCATTTTTCCAATAGCTGCTGATGTAAATAAATTCACGCTCGACGTCATGGTCGTTGCGGAAATATTGGCGCAGTGCGCGCATGCTCTCAAACTCACAGGCACACCACACGGACACTTGCCCGTTTAACCAAGGCTGTGCTTTTACCGTCTTGGCCAACGTCGGTGTGGTCAGCCAAATAATCTCCATCCCCGCGGGGGCGTCGAGTGGTTGGGCATCCTCTGCGGCATCGAGCTGGATCACCGCATAGCCTTTGGCATCGCGAGGCAAGGTTTTGATCTTGGCTGATAGTGCTGGCAACGCGGTCATATCGGCAACCATAAAGAACCAATCTGCATCTTGATTGATTGGCGCAATCGTCCCAGGGCCGGCAATATTAATGGTATCGCCCACTTGGGCATTCAGTGCCCAGCGTGCGGCAAAACCACAGTCGGCTTGCTCGATTTGGTGGCGAACCATATCCACTTCAATTTGCTGCTGGCTAGGCATAAAGCGGCGAATGGTGTAGGTACGCATCACAGGGCGCTCGCCTTCTGCTAATCCGCTCAGATCGGTACTTCCCGCTTTATCAAACAGCAGCTTGATATAGCCGCCTTCACACTCAGACGGAAAGTCTGCAAATATCTCACCTTGTAGGGTAAGGCGTTGCATATTGGGTGTGACGGTTTGGGTATCGATAACGTGTGTGAGGTGATAGTTTGGCTGTTTCATATTATCTAACTTAAAATCATTATCATTTACAACTATCATACCATCTGGATGTGGAATGTGTAAGCGCTTTACATTGGTTTACGCTTCTTCACTGGGCAAGACCGTGATAAATGGGTAAGATGACGCAACTATATTATTACTAAAAAACAACTAGATGGAGCAAAAATGAAGAAAGTCATACTCACGGGCGCGATGGCGGTGCTGCTGTCGTTGAACGTTTCAGCCTCTGAGCTCAAGCCGATCATGAAAGAAATGAAAATGACCTTTAAAGAGGCGGCGAGCGCACAAAGTATCGACGCCATGCAAGCCCCGGTTGCGAAATTAGAAACCCTGGTCGCGAAAGCCAAAGCGGGCAGCTACCCACCGGAAAAAGCGGATACCTTTATGGAAGGGTTCGATAAATTGGCGGTGACCTTGGATAAGATTGATACCGCACTGAGCGAAGGCGATCTTGACCGAGCAAAACAAGGAATGCGCCAAATCGATGCCTTGCGTGAAGAGTACCACGACAAACGCAACCCAAGCATTTGGCAGCGTTTGTTCGGTTAATAGCCGAATAATAGGAATATAACGATAGCGAGTGCACGATGGCGACTCAAAAAACGATTTTGCGTTATCCCTCGCTGTCGGTGGCGTCTGCATTTGAGAAAGAGCAGGCGCTGATCCACCGAGTAGAGCAGGGCGAACTCAACGAGGCATTACTGCTTTGGCAGCCAGATGCGCAAACCTTGGTGCTGCCAGCAGGCCAAAAATGGCCCCAAACGCCTGAATTGCGTCGCGCCCTATCAGCGTTAGGTTGGCAAATACAAAGCCGCCGAACAGGCGGGGCGCCGGTGCCGCAACTACCCGGCGTGATCAACGTGTCTTACCTGACGGTGTGGCCGAATAACACCCCTTATCATATCCAAACGGCGTACCAGTATTTTTGCACCATTTTACAGTCGTTTTTCCATCAGTTAGGCATTACGACCACGGTGGGTGACACGCCTGGTTCGTATTGTGATGGTGACTACAACCTCAATATTGCGGGCAAAAAAGTGGTGGGCACCGCCCAGCGTATCCTGCGTTTAGGCACGGGCGCAGGCGATGCCAAACAAACGGTGATGTTGGCGCAAGCGTGTTTGCTGATTGATGCCGATTGCCAACATATTGTTGCCCCTGTATCGCTGTGTAATCAGCTTTGTGGTCACCCCGAACGCATAGAGGCCGAGGTGCATACCCCATTATCGGCGCACCTAGATGAACTGCCGACAACCGAACAACTGTTTCAGCTGCTGACTCAAGCGTTTGTGGCGCGCCCGCCACTCGTGGAGGGCAAGGCTTGAGGCCGACGCTCAATATAGTATGCTTAGCCGCAATCGTGCCTAAAACAAATCCCAAGGAGTGAGGAATGCGCGTCCATCTTGTTATTCACGAGGCGTTTGAAGGCCCAGGAGCCATACTAGATTGGTGTGACGAGCGTGCCTATCATGTGACCGCCAGTCATTTGTATCGGGGCGAGCCGTTGCCAGAAAGCGGTGAGGGCATTGATCTGCTGGTGGTACTCGGCGGGCCGCAAAGTCCAGATATGCCACAGTCTGAGTGTCCGCATTTCGATAGCCAACGCGAGCAAGCGCTGATTAAGCAGTGTATCGAACAAGGCAGCGCGGTGTTAGGGATTTGCCTCGGCGCGCAACTGATTGGTGAAGCCTTGGGCGCGCCGTATCAGAAAAGTCCTGAGCCCGAGATTGGCTACTTCCCCATCCAATTAAGCGAAGATGGCCACATCGACGAGCACATTCCGCACTTCGCGCCGCAAGAAATTGTGGGCCATTGGCACAATGATATGCCGGGGCTGACACCAAATAGTCGTGTATTGGCTAGCAGCGAAGGCTGTCCGCGCCAGATCGTGAAGTACGGACCCCGGGTGTATGGCTTTCAATGCCACCTTGAGTTGACGCCTCTGGCGGTTGAAGGCTTACTGCAAGCCGCCTATCCAGAGGGTGAGGCCGCTAACAAGCGCTTTATTCAAGACCCTGCCTCCATTCGCGCCTTTGATACGGCACCGATGAATGCGCACTTGTTTGCCTTTCTCGATAGCGTGCTGACTGACAACGATCTCGTCACTGAGTGGCTGTTTTAAGCAATTAGGTTAGGAGCACGGTAACCGCCACTGTGCTCCGCCTGCTAGGCGTCATTGTTTGAGCTCCATCGTCTGAGCGCCATCTAACGCGTGTTAGTGCAACATTCCTTCACATACGGCGGTGACATCATCATCCAATAAACTCAACTCGATGGCTATTTTCATCGCTGCCACCACATCACCCACCGGCATGCTCGGGGCGCGGTGTTTGCACGCTTGTGCTGGGCTGTACGGAATATGAATAAAGCCGGCGCGTACCTCGGTGTGATGAGCCAGCGCATGCATCAAGCCATAAAACACGTGGTTACACACAAAGGTGCCCGCGGTGTAAGAAACACTGGCTGGATGATGCGCTTCGTTCAATGCGTTCACTAAACGGTTGAGGGGCAAGGTAGAGAAATACGCAGTGGGCCCAGATGGCACCACCGGCGTATCATGCGGCTGCTTACCGGCGTTGTCGGGAATGGGCGCGTCCTGATAATTGATCGCGACCTTCTCTAAGCTTATCTCTGCGCGACCACCGGCTTGGCCAAGGGCGATCACCATTACCGGACTGAGCGATTCTAGCGCGCTGTATAACGTCGGTAAGCTGTCTGCAAAGGTGCAGGGCAGGCGCACGGCTTTAACAATGCACTCCTCATTAGGCTGCCAGCCTTCTAATGCTTTTGCTACTTGCCAAGACGGGTTATCACTCTCGCCGCCGAAGGGTTCAAATCCGGTTATCAATATCGTGTGCATCCAATGCCTCGCATAAAAAAGCGGTAGAGCTGTACTCTACCGCAGGTTTACAAGCCAATCACGCAAAGGTTGGTTTATTCAAACAGATAGAGATAATCCTCATAACCGGCATCGGCCATTTTATCGACGGGCACAAAGCGCATCGCGGCTGAGTTCATGCAATAGCGCAAGCCGGTGGGGGCGGGACCATCCTCAAACACATGGCCAAGGTGCGAATCGGCGACTTTGCTGCGGACCTCGGTGCGTGTGTAGAACAGGGAGTTATCCGGCTTGGTAACCACATACTGCTCATTGATGGGCTGTGTGAAGCTTGGCCAGCCAGTACCGGATTTGTATTTATGAGTAGAGGAGAACAGCGGCTCGCCCGATACGATATCCACATAAATCCCCGCTTGCTTGTTGTCCCAATATCGATTGCGGAACGCGGGTTCAGTGCCGTCTTCTTGAGTGACTTCGTACTCAATGTCTGACAACATCGCGCGGATTTTTTCATCCGAGGGGCGCGAGTAGCGAGTATTCGTTGATGTCATCTCTTCCGCTTTTTGCGCATCAATCATCTCACGCAAGGTGACCGGATTGTCTTTGCGATCGTCACCAAAAATCTCGTCCAGATACTGGTCACGCCCTGATGCATAGCGATAGTAGCTATAGCGAATGCTGTGGTTTTTGTAGTAATCCTGATGATAGCTTTCTGCTGGCCAAAATTTCTCGAACGGGATTAACTCGGTTTTCAGCGGCTTTTTGAACACGCCTAACGCTTCAATTTCCGCCATAAAATCCGCGGCAATTTGTTTTTGTGTTTCAGAGCGATAAAAGATCGCGGGACGATATTGCGGGCCACGGTCAACGAACGAGCCTTGGTCATCGGTGGGGTCGATATGACGGAAAAACTGATCCAGCACCTGTTCATAATTCACGACGTTAGGATCATAGGTGACATCAATCACCTCAATGTGTCCACTGGTGCCGGACGAGACCTCTTTATAGGTGGGGTTTTTAAGCTCACCGCCTGAGTAGCCAGACACCACATCAATCACACCGTTGAGCTTTTCAAGATCAGATTCTGTACACCAAAAGCAGCCGCCCGCAAGGGTCGCTTTTTGGTAACCTTGGTCTGTGGTGGCGGTATCTTTCACCGCCGCATAACTTGCTATCGATAGCAAACTGAACGCTGTAAACGCGATAACGCGCCACATTGATTTGTGCTGTTTCATGATCGCCTCGTTATTAGGGTTGGTGAGGATAAAGACCTGCGTGCCAAGCAGAAACTTTCATCCTCTCCCACTTTTCTGTTGTTACAGATAACGTAGCGCAGAAAAGCCCTTAGCGATCACCTACCAAAGCAGCTGACCCAACACAGGGGCAAGCAACACAGTGACCATGCCAGCAATCATCATCACTACACTCGACACCACCCCTTCGGCATGGCCTATTTGATAAGCTTTAGCGGTGCCTGCTCCGTGTGCTGATGCGCCCAAACTTGCGCCGCGTCCTAAGCGCGAGCGAATCGCAATCACGGTCAGAATACTTTCACCAATCGCCATGCCAATCACCCCAGTGAGAACCACAAAGAGCGCAGTGAGATCGCTTTGCCCGCCAATCGCTTTGGTGGCTTCGACGGCAAAAGGGGTGGTGATTGAGCGCATCGCCAAACTGCGTTGCAGCAGTTCAGACAGCTCAAACACCCGCGCTAGCACCACAGTACTGGTAATCGCGACCAGCACCGACACAGTGACACCGATTGACAGGGATAACCAATGGCGGCGGATGAGCGCGCGGTTATCATACACAGGGATCGCAAACGCCACAGTCGCCGGACCCAGCAGCCACAGCAGCCAGTAGGATTGCGCCATGTAGTCTTGATACGGAATATTAAACCCGACTACCACCGCGACAATCAGCAAGGGCGCGAGCAACAATGGCATCACCAGAATCGAGGGATGACGGCGATACAGCCATTTACTCATGTAATAAAAGCCAAGGGTCATTAAAAAGCAGGTAACGCTTAATAACGAGGCGTGAAGCCAAGCAGGTAAAGCAGACATCATGGCTTAGCACTCCGGTTTTAAATCAGGATGATGCGTGTGGTGATGATTACTGCGGCGGCGCGCCATTTTAACCTCAAAACGATACACCTTATCGACCACCCAAGCGGTTGACGCAATCACCATCGCGGTACTTAAAATCAGAACAACCATGATCTTACCGCCTTCTTGCAGCAATAAATCTTGGTAGTTGACCACCGCCACCACCGCCGGCACAAAAAACAGCAACATCTCGGCTAACAGCCACGCCGCCCCGCGGCGCAACCAATCGGCACGGACAATTTTCAACATCAATGCGCCTAATAACAGCAACATACCGGTGAGGTTGGCCGGTAGTGGAATAGCAAAGGTTGTGACCAACCAATCAGACAAAAACCAAATGCCTGCTAAGACAAAGACTTGCAGTAAGGTAAGTAAGGCGTTTTTAATCAATTGCATCGAAGGCGTGCCAAGAATCTGTGAGATGGCTCATAGTTTACGTCTTGGCGGAGAGTGAATAAAGTGACTTTTTTTTATTTAAGCTATGCCAAAATGGCATGATTTGTTGAGCGATAAAGCTGCGTTAGCGACGACCTAGTCCCGTGAGGAATCAGTTTTTCGTCATACATGCCTGGCGTTAAAGTGAAACTATAATTTCATATATTTTCTTAAAAATAATTTATAGTTTCATTTGTTAACAGTCCGTCATGTTGTCTTTGACAAAATAGAGTCTTAGCGGGTTGCCTTTGATCCCATGATGATATGAAACTATAATTTCATGAATTGGACTTATATCGAGTTTTAGTTTCATTATGATGAAGTATGATAAGGAAGCGCCGCCCAAACGCGGTGCCACTGTGTTCCCGCGGCAGATGAAAATATTGCATCAATTGGGTGAAAACATCTTATTGGCGATGAAACGTCGAGGGATCAGTCAAGATAGAATGCATCAGCGCACAGGGATCTCGAAACCAACGCTACGAAAAATCACAAAAGGCGATCCGACAGTGTCGTTGGGCCATTATGTTAATGTGCTCGCCGTACTAGGTTTGTTAGACGATCTAGGTAAAGTCGCGCTCGATGATGAACTTGGTAGGAAACTGCAAGATATCGAGTTGTTGAAAACGAGACGATAGGGCATCAAACGAATGGAAATCTTTGTCTACGCCGATTGGATTGAAACTGAGCCGCCCTTGTTTATTGGGACACTGAGAGCATCGCGAATCCGTGGTAAAGAGCATTTCAGCTTTTGCTATGACAAGACCTGGCTTAAATCTAAGTATGTTTCTCAAATCGACCCTTGCCTTCATTTATATAGTGGCGAGCAGCACGCTGAAGATGACAAAAACTTCAAGATATTCTTGGATTCTTGCCCTGATCGATGGGGGCGCTTGCTGATGCAACGTCGAGAGGCTGTTATAGCCCGCATTGAGGGACGTAGAGCGAACACATTATACGAAACCGACTATCTCCTCGGTGTTCATGACTCTTTTAGAATGGGCGCTTTAAGGTTTTGCACCGAGCATGGTGGCAATTTTCTTGACGACAATGACGATCTGGCGGCTCCAGCTATGACTTCACTCGCGGAGCTAGAATGTGCAGCGCAAGGCATCGAGGACAAACCCGACTTTGATAATCCTGACTACCTTAAATGGTTGAATATGCTTATCTCGCCAGGGTCATCGTTGGGCGGAGCTAGGCCGAAAGCTTCTGTAAGAGATGTCGATGGTACTTTATGGTTGGCAAAATTTCCAAGTCGATATGACGATTATGATATTGGCCTGTGGGAATACTTGGTGTACCAAATGGCCTTGGACTCAGGGATCAATATGGCTGAATGTAAGGTGCAGGCCATTGGCTCAGACCACCATATTTTCTTGACTAAACGATTTGATCGTACCGATGACGGTAGGAGACTGCAATTTACGTCAGCAATGACACAGCTTGAATATTTCGATGGCAATGATGATGGAGCGAGCTACTTAGAGTTAGCGGAATTTCTTATCCAGAACGGTTCTAATACGCGGGCGGATTTGGCACAGCTTTGGAGGCGTATACTGTTTAATATCATGGTTGCCAATAGTGACGATCACCTACGTAATCATGGCTTTATTTTTGACACGACAGGTTGGCGACTGTCACCCGCCTACGACATCAATTCAACACAACATGCCCACGGTCTGCACTTAAATATTGACGACAAAGATAATGCTTTAGATATTGACCTAGCGTTTGAGGTGGCGGAGTACTTTCAACTTGATGTGAAAACAGCTGATAAAATTTATCGTCAAGTCGCCCAGGCCGTGTCTAAATGGGAGTGCTTGGCAAAAGAAGCAGGTATCAAACGCGGTGAGCGAGACTTGATGAGAGACTGCTTCATGTTACCGAAAGCGTAACCTAGTGACGTATGGTAAGAAGTGCCAGTTCCTCTGCTTTTTTCGCCATCAACTATGCCAAAATGGCATGGTTAACGATTAGATTTTAAGGGCCGTTTATGGATATTCGTGCGTTGCGCTATTTTATTGCCTTGGTGGAAAAGCAGAGCTTTACTGCCGCATCGGCGTCGTTGCATGTGACGCAACCGACAATCAGTAAAATGGTGCGTAACCTTGAGCAAGATGTGGGTCAGCCGTTGTTGCACCGAGAGGGAAGGCGGTTTTGGTTAACCGATGCTGGAGAGGTGGTGTATCAGCGCGCGCAGAGCATTATTGCTGAGTTCGAGCAGCTAAATACCGAGCTGGACGATCTCAACCAACTGGCGCGCGGTCAGCTTAGATTGGGGATGCCACCGATGATAGGGCCGCTGTATGCCAATGTGTTGCGTGAGTACCGTCAGCGCTACCCAAATGTCGCGCTCAGTATTGTTGAATACGGGGGGCGGCGCACCGAACAAGCGCTGATCAATGGTGAGATTGATGTGGCAATCACCATGCTCACTGACACCCAGCCTGAGTGCTTACAAAGCTTACCCTTACAAACTCACCCCATTTATGCAGTGCTGCCTAACCAAGCCGCGTGGCGTGCGCAAAAAAGCCTGACATGGCAGGCAGTAAAAGACGAGCCGTTTTATCTATATAGCGCCGAATTTACCTTAAGCGATCGGATTATTGCCCGCTGTGAAGAGCATGGTTATCAGCCGACCATTGCCGCGCGTAGCAGTCAGTGGGATTTTTTAGCCGCCTTGGTGAAAAGTGGTGCTGGGGTGGCGTTTTTACCTGCGCCCTTATGCCAGCGCCTTAGTGCCAGCTTGGAAGACAGTGAGTTATTACTAGTAAAGCCGATAAGCCCAGCGATTGAATGGCAACTCGGCTTAGTCTGGCACGGCGAGCGTTATGTCTCACGCACCGCCGAGGCCTGGATGCAGTTGTGCCAGTCGACAGAGGTGCATCGATAGACTCAGTTCTTTGGTAAACTTGTCAGTGATATGGCGATTTGCCTGTGATGGCTTGGCAATCCTCGAACGGTGGTTGTTCACAAAGATAACGGCTGCTGCATTGGCACTCAGTGCCGCCTTCGCTACTTCACGTGGATAGTTAGGCGTAGCGCCAATGGTGCCAAAGGACAAGATATCGAACTGAATAAGCCAGTCTATACGCTTACAAGGCCATCAGCCAGATTCAATTCTATCTACCCATTTCTGGAATATTGTCGCTGTTGAACTGTGACGGCGAGCTATCTGAAACTCGCAGAACAACCAATCGATAGGATCGTTAGGCTGGGCGGTTAGTGCTGCGCGAGCAACACCTAATTGCTCTTGATAACAGAGTTCCTTCCAATCACGTTCCACGCCGAACGCGAACAATCCTCGCCATGGAATCTCATCGCTAACGTCATTTGGAGAAAGCCATACTGTTGTGCGTTCTTCTCCTTCGCGCCAGAAACCTGCCCAATCTTTGATGACATCACGTAGGTGCTGCCTTTGTTTGCGGGAACTTCGATTCAGCCCATGTTTATGCGCGATGTCGAGCGTCAGCTCATGTAATGTAATGCCGTTTTTTCGTTCCAATATCGATTTAGCTAGATGACTTAGATTCATTCGATGCTCTACCTGAAAATAACGATCTTTGTCATAACAGGGTAGGTCAGCCAAGGCATCCTCGAGCTGTGGCAGGGCCTCCGCGTATTCATTACCACGATCTCCTGCCGCTTCTTGATCTCGTTCGACTGGAAAATAAGGTGTGATTCCCGCCACTGTATGAGCTTCAACCTGCTCTGATTCTGTCTCGGTTTTGGATTCATTGACCAAAGTGTCTGCCTCTAACACCTCTGAGTCGCTAGTATCTCCTTCGGCCGATGTTTGATCTTGCTCTCGATCTGCTGTTAGGAGAGCTTCAAGATTTTCATGAAGCTTTTTCATTACATATTCCGGGTCCTGGAAGTAATTCGTTGACCATAATCGGAGGATCCGCCAACCCAAGTTCTCAAGAATTATCTGACGAACACGATCGCGGTCTCTGGCAGATGGTGAGCTATGATAGGTCGCACCATCACACTCAATACCAGCAAGATACTCGCCTGGTTTATCTGGATGGATGATTCCAAGGTCGACACGAAATTTTGATACGCCGACTTGTGTCTGAACTTTCCAACCATTCGCACGGAGATGTATGGCCACTGCCTGCTCAAAATCGGAGTCGAACTGATCAACCCCATAGTTTGCGAAGCTAAATTCGGCTAGCGCGACGGGACCACGTTCTGCGAACTCCAGATAGTTTTTGAGGTGTTCAACCGCCGTCGCCTGTGTTCTCGATAAATCCACCATGGACGAGTCGAAACTTGAGAAGACCAATACTTCGGTTGTAGCTCGCGTTATTGCGACGTTCAAGCGACGTTCACCACCTTGTTTATTGAGTGGCCCGAAGTTCATACTCATGGTGCGACCACCCGGCTCCGTTGGTCCATAAGTCAATGAAAGAACAATGATATCTCGCTCGTCACCTTGCACGGATTCGAGGTTCTTCACAAAAACTGGATCAAACGAACCAGTCGTCGTAAAGAAGCACTCCAAGTTCGGGTTTCCGCGTCGCGCTTCATCTAGGAGATCCTCGATTAGTCGCTGCTGCTGAGAGTTAATTGTGACGATACCCATCGATTTTGTAGGCTGTTCGTCGTTAAGCATACGTTCTAAACGACGCACAACCTCCCTCACGATCGCCTGTGCCTCAATTGAGTTGGTTTGTCCACGTCCTTTAGCGTAGACACCGTTTACACGATGCAGACACACAGCACTTTGTTTCGTTTCTGCTGAGGGAAAAGTGGTTAGTTGATTCTCATAATAGTGAGAGTTCGAAAACGCAATTAACGTCTCATGACGGCTGCGGTAGTGGCCTGTTAAACGGATATGGGGTAAACGTGCCGCAAGAGCTTGGTCCAATATGGATTCCAGGTCGCCTTCGTCGGAGTCCTCTTCTTCCTTGCGCCCGAATGTATTGCTAGGAGGCATCTGCTTGGGGTCTCCTACAACCACCACATTCTTTCCTCGGGCAATTGCACCTACAGCGTCCCATGTCGTGATTTGAGATGCTTCATCGAATACGACTAGATCAAACAGTGCAAAATCAGCGGGTAAGAATTGAGCCACTGATAGTGGCGACATCATAAAGCAAGGCACCAAGTCAGTTAGGGTACTACCCATTTCGTTGACTAGAGCTCTGACAGGCTTGTGCCGCGATTTTTTCGTAAGCTCCCGCGCCAACACACCGTACTCGGGAGGTGTATTTGATGCATTGCGATCAGGCACATTGCCGGCTGTTTTTGCGAAAATGAATTCAGCGGTTGTTTTAGATACATCGGCATCAAGCTCCCTGAATCGCTCAATCGTCGATTCATGAGACGCTCCCGCGAACTGAACGAGGTATGGGCTTTGATCAATAAGCTTGGGTGCCAACCAGACACACAAGGCAGTCATGGCATTGTTTTCGCAGTCTTTCGGTAAAATTACTCGACTTTCGAGCGCAGTCGACAGCGGTTCGAGTTCATAAAGCGATGCCTTTCTCTTCATGGCTAACCATCGACACCAGCGATTCAAGCGCTGACCTTGCTCTCTAATTGATCGGAAGTCGGTACCAACCTTGATGAGCTCATGATCAGTATTGACGGTGATATTTAACTTTTCTGCGTCGCTGATCAACGACGCTAGCGCCTGGCTGTCTTCATCCAAACTACGTGACGCGGTTACGATCTTAGAACTCTCTGATAAGAAATCTCGCCCGTCCACCAGCTGTTTCCTGAGTACACTAGACGCATCGATAGGGTCAGAAAAGGCGCCAACAAGCCTTCTAAAGAGAGTGAGCGCTGTTTCGCCCTTGTCGAGTGTGTTGGTCAGTTTATTCGCATCGGCATCGAT from Salinivibrio kushneri includes:
- a CDS encoding siderophore-interacting protein; amino-acid sequence: MKQPNYHLTHVIDTQTVTPNMQRLTLQGEIFADFPSECEGGYIKLLFDKAGSTDLSGLAEGERPVMRTYTIRRFMPSQQQIEVDMVRHQIEQADCGFAARWALNAQVGDTINIAGPGTIAPINQDADWFFMVADMTALPALSAKIKTLPRDAKGYAVIQLDAAEDAQPLDAPAGMEIIWLTTPTLAKTVKAQPWLNGQVSVWCACEFESMRALRQYFRNDHDVEREFIYISSYWKNGVTEEGHKVIKREDAENNQ
- a CDS encoding cytochrome b562; this encodes MKKVILTGAMAVLLSLNVSASELKPIMKEMKMTFKEAASAQSIDAMQAPVAKLETLVAKAKAGSYPPEKADTFMEGFDKLAVTLDKIDTALSEGDLDRAKQGMRQIDALREEYHDKRNPSIWQRLFG
- a CDS encoding lipoate--protein ligase family protein, whose product is MATQKTILRYPSLSVASAFEKEQALIHRVEQGELNEALLLWQPDAQTLVLPAGQKWPQTPELRRALSALGWQIQSRRTGGAPVPQLPGVINVSYLTVWPNNTPYHIQTAYQYFCTILQSFFHQLGITTTVGDTPGSYCDGDYNLNIAGKKVVGTAQRILRLGTGAGDAKQTVMLAQACLLIDADCQHIVAPVSLCNQLCGHPERIEAEVHTPLSAHLDELPTTEQLFQLLTQAFVARPPLVEGKA
- a CDS encoding glutamine amidotransferase-related protein; amino-acid sequence: MRVHLVIHEAFEGPGAILDWCDERAYHVTASHLYRGEPLPESGEGIDLLVVLGGPQSPDMPQSECPHFDSQREQALIKQCIEQGSAVLGICLGAQLIGEALGAPYQKSPEPEIGYFPIQLSEDGHIDEHIPHFAPQEIVGHWHNDMPGLTPNSRVLASSEGCPRQIVKYGPRVYGFQCHLELTPLAVEGLLQAAYPEGEAANKRFIQDPASIRAFDTAPMNAHLFAFLDSVLTDNDLVTEWLF
- the pcp gene encoding pyroglutamyl-peptidase I, with protein sequence MHTILITGFEPFGGESDNPSWQVAKALEGWQPNEECIVKAVRLPCTFADSLPTLYSALESLSPVMVIALGQAGGRAEISLEKVAINYQDAPIPDNAGKQPHDTPVVPSGPTAYFSTLPLNRLVNALNEAHHPASVSYTAGTFVCNHVFYGLMHALAHHTEVRAGFIHIPYSPAQACKHRAPSMPVGDVVAAMKIAIELSLLDDDVTAVCEGMLH
- the msrB gene encoding peptide-methionine (R)-S-oxide reductase MsrB gives rise to the protein MKQHKSMWRVIAFTAFSLLSIASYAAVKDTATTDQGYQKATLAGGCFWCTESDLEKLNGVIDVVSGYSGGELKNPTYKEVSSGTSGHIEVIDVTYDPNVVNYEQVLDQFFRHIDPTDDQGSFVDRGPQYRPAIFYRSETQKQIAADFMAEIEALGVFKKPLKTELIPFEKFWPAESYHQDYYKNHSIRYSYYRYASGRDQYLDEIFGDDRKDNPVTLREMIDAQKAEEMTSTNTRYSRPSDEKIRAMLSDIEYEVTQEDGTEPAFRNRYWDNKQAGIYVDIVSGEPLFSSTHKYKSGTGWPSFTQPINEQYVVTKPDNSLFYTRTEVRSKVADSHLGHVFEDGPAPTGLRYCMNSAAMRFVPVDKMADAGYEDYLYLFE
- a CDS encoding LrgB family protein, producing the protein MSALPAWLHASLLSVTCFLMTLGFYYMSKWLYRRHPSILVMPLLLAPLLIVAVVVGFNIPYQDYMAQSYWLLWLLGPATVAFAIPVYDNRALIRRHWLSLSIGVTVSVLVAITSTVVLARVFELSELLQRSLAMRSITTPFAVEATKAIGGQSDLTALFVVLTGVIGMAIGESILTVIAIRSRLGRGASLGASAHGAGTAKAYQIGHAEGVVSSVVMMIAGMVTVLLAPVLGQLLW
- a CDS encoding CidA/LrgA family protein; the encoded protein is MQLIKNALLTLLQVFVLAGIWFLSDWLVTTFAIPLPANLTGMLLLLGALMLKIVRADWLRRGAAWLLAEMLLFFVPAVVAVVNYQDLLLQEGGKIMVVLILSTAMVIASTAWVVDKVYRFEVKMARRRSNHHHTHHPDLKPEC
- a CDS encoding helix-turn-helix domain-containing protein, with the protein product MKILHQLGENILLAMKRRGISQDRMHQRTGISKPTLRKITKGDPTVSLGHYVNVLAVLGLLDDLGKVALDDELGRKLQDIELLKTRR
- a CDS encoding type II toxin-antitoxin system HipA family toxin; translation: MEIFVYADWIETEPPLFIGTLRASRIRGKEHFSFCYDKTWLKSKYVSQIDPCLHLYSGEQHAEDDKNFKIFLDSCPDRWGRLLMQRREAVIARIEGRRANTLYETDYLLGVHDSFRMGALRFCTEHGGNFLDDNDDLAAPAMTSLAELECAAQGIEDKPDFDNPDYLKWLNMLISPGSSLGGARPKASVRDVDGTLWLAKFPSRYDDYDIGLWEYLVYQMALDSGINMAECKVQAIGSDHHIFLTKRFDRTDDGRRLQFTSAMTQLEYFDGNDDGASYLELAEFLIQNGSNTRADLAQLWRRILFNIMVANSDDHLRNHGFIFDTTGWRLSPAYDINSTQHAHGLHLNIDDKDNALDIDLAFEVAEYFQLDVKTADKIYRQVAQAVSKWECLAKEAGIKRGERDLMRDCFMLPKA